Proteins encoded in a region of the Diadema setosum chromosome 20 unlocalized genomic scaffold, eeDiaSeto1 Scaffold_20_unloc_1, whole genome shotgun sequence genome:
- the LOC140245688 gene encoding toll-like receptor 3: protein MSFAAYGKLQVLILRWNALTQIEGNSFEHLLDLRVDNVISLFERNLLIYTPNLTRLYLHHNHLTTISANTYFPATLVRLDISYNPFTCDCSLAWFQNWLHTTNVNATPFNETLCSQSSFKEIVNLPLEAFYPGDFCGINAPLISGLISGSVIVTLLGLLIYRKRWWLNYKIFLLKLFVLGYKQQEEDLQANDYEYELNIMCQDYDDDWAHGVFRPALEKRMPHLQRVAYGDEALRISMYYIDAVHHIIETSYKTVLLISNHCADDAWFITKVRVALEHVNETGLDKVILIFLEDIPDERLPYLVRLFLSRNRPNLVWTEDHDGQDLFWAYFKKSMQTNPQINHVLPI from the exons atgtcgTTTGCTGCATATGGAAAGCTCCAAGTCCTGATTTTGCGGTGGAACGCGCTGACTCAGATCGAGGGAAATTCGTTCGAGCATCTCCTAGACTTGAGAGTG GATAATGTGATATCTCTGTTTGAGAGAAATCTTCTCATTTACACGCCGAATCTCACAAGGTTGTACCTTCATCATAATCATCTCACTACAATTTCTGCAAACACATACTTTCCAGCAACTCTTGTGCGCCTTGATATCTCCTACAATCCTTTCACTTGTGACTGCAGCTTGGCATGGTTCCAAAACTGGCTCCATACCACCAACGTCAATGCCACCCCCTTTAATGAAACCCTGTGCTCACAGTCTTCCTTCAAAGAAATTGTGAACCTGCCACTTGAAGCATTCTATCCAGGTGACTTTTGTGGAATCAACGCACCACTCATCTCTGGACTTATCTCCGGCAGCGTCATAGTAACGTTACTGGGCCTTTTGATTTACAGAAAACGCTGGTGGTTGAACTACAAAATCTTCCTGCTGAAGCTTTTTGTTTTGGGGTATAAGCAACAAGAAGAAGACCTACAGGCTAATGACTATGAGTATGAGCTCAACATCATGTGCCAAGATTATGATGATGACTGGGCTCACGGTGTCTTCAGACCTGCACTGGAAAAAAGGATGCCCCATCTCCAACGGGTTGCCTATGGCGACGAAGCTCTCAGAATTTCAATGTACTACATTGATGCTGTTCACCACATCATCGAGACCAGCTACAAGACTGTTCTCTTGATTAGCAACCACTGTGCTGATGATGCCTGGTTCATTACCAAGGTCAGAGTGGCTCTGGAGCATGTGAATGAAACAGGACTTGACAAGGTGATCCTCATATTTTTGGAAGACATACCAGATGAGCGGCTGCCATACCTGGTAAGACTCTTTCTGAGCAGAAACAGGCCTAACCTGGTTTGGACGGAGGACCACGATGGCCAGGACTTGTTCTGGGCCTACTTTAAGAAGAGCATGCAGACAAATCCACAGATCAATCATGTTTTGCCGATCTAA